From the genome of Kiritimatiellia bacterium:
CCGACGTTGAACCGGCGACTTCGCTCTTAGAAGGGGGAGGAGGAGAAACCTTTTCGGTTTCATGATATACGGGGGGCGGCGGAGGCGCGGCTGTCCCGGCTTCCCGTTGCGCTTCGTCCAGTTGAAGCTTTAATCCGTCTATCTCGGCCTTCCAGCCGGACATTTCATCCCGCAACTGATCACACTCAGCCTTGAGCAGTTTTAATTCCTGCGTTTGCCGGATGTAAGGGATGCTCAGCAAAACAATTGCAATGCAAACTGAACCCGCCGCCCAACCGAACCTGATCCATCCTTCGTTTTTCACGCATTTTCCTTTCGCTTCAATCCAATTCTGGAATCCAACCCCGAATTATATCGTTCAAGCGTGATGCCTGATGGCGCAGCCCCGGCCCGCCGGCGCTGGGCACACAAACCGCGTGCGGGGGGAGAGGCGTAACGAATCCTCCCCCCGCCGCATTAATAATTCCCCAGCAAGAAATTTTTATTTACCTTTCTTTCCCTCCGCAAGCGGTCAATCAACATCAACGGTATGCTGGGTGTACGTTATCGGCGAGCCGCCATTGTTGACCGATACCCATCTGACCGTACAGGTCGTATCGCTCGATTCCAACCCCCGCACATCATACCATGTTTCATCCGTCACTCGGGAAGTATAGATCAGGGTCCCGAAAATCCACCAACCGTCAATAACATCCTGTGTCCAGTTGCAATGGATGTGGCCGGCATAGTTGGCGCTTATGTAGGATTTGTAGTTCTTGGTAAAGTTTTTGATCGTGTTCAGGTCGGCGTCCGAAAAAAGATACTGGTCGGCGGTTTGTATGCCGGTTCGGAACATGCCGATATGCGTCATAACCATTATGTTTTCTTTTTTTGGTTTGGCGCAAGCGGCGATGTTATTCGTGAACCACGGCCATGAACCGCCGGTAAAATCATGCAAATCGCCGTATTCAACGCCCGCCGTCCGTGACACGAAATCGGCGCAAATGGCATGGCAATATTTGTAATCAAACGAAAAATTCTGAAGATATTTTCCGTTTACCGGCAGTGCGGCCTTTGTCCAGTTGGAAAGAATACCGGATAGATAAGAATATTGCGCGCCGAATGTATTTGCGAACTCAAGATCGCATCCGGACGTAGCTTCATTATCGCCTATTATGGGTATATACGGAATACCCGCAAGGTTCAACTGGTCAAGAATCCCCTTGGCCACCGCCATGTTGCGATTAGTCGCAGGTCCGCCCCAGGCAATATCGCCGACTACAAACGCCAGTTCTATGTCGTCATTTGTCTTGTTGGCGATTATCCAGTTTACCGCTGTCTGCAGTTTAGTTGTA
Proteins encoded in this window:
- a CDS encoding metallophosphoesterase, producing the protein MKQIVGRLCILAAGLLGLCAVVPDGYGETFSFAVIADPHIDGTAAHTTKLQTAVNWIIANKTNDDIELAFVVGDIAWGGPATNRNMAVAKGILDQLNLAGIPYIPIIGDNEATSGCDLEFANTFGAQYSYLSGILSNWTKAALPVNGKYLQNFSFDYKYCHAICADFVSRTAGVEYGDLHDFTGGSWPWFTNNIAACAKPKKENIMVMTHIGMFRTGIQTADQYLFSDADLNTIKNFTKNYKSYISANYAGHIHCNWTQDVIDGWWIFGTLIYTSRVTDETWYDVRGLESSDTTCTVRWVSVNNGGSPITYTQHTVDVD